The following are encoded in a window of Pseudomonas sp. St316 genomic DNA:
- the cobO gene encoding cob(I)yrinic acid a,c-diamide adenosyltransferase produces MSGSPNSDAPDRDERHLARMLRKKAVIDERIANSPNECGLLLVLTGNGKGKSSSAFGMLARAMGHGMQCGVVQFIKGRNSTGEELFFRRFPEQVRFHVMGEGFTWETQDRQRDIAAAEAAWAVSRQLLSDPSIGLVVLDELNIALKHGYLDLDQVLSDLQARPPMQHVVVTGRGAKPEMIELADTVTEMGMIKHAFQAGIKAQKGVEL; encoded by the coding sequence ATGTCCGGTTCACCCAACAGCGACGCGCCCGATCGCGACGAACGCCACCTGGCGCGCATGCTGCGCAAGAAGGCCGTGATCGACGAGCGCATCGCCAACTCGCCGAATGAATGCGGCCTGCTGCTGGTGCTGACCGGCAACGGCAAGGGCAAGAGCAGCTCGGCGTTCGGCATGTTGGCCCGGGCCATGGGCCACGGCATGCAATGCGGTGTGGTGCAGTTCATCAAGGGGCGTAACAGCACGGGCGAAGAGTTGTTTTTCCGCCGTTTCCCGGAGCAGGTGCGCTTTCACGTCATGGGCGAAGGTTTCACCTGGGAAACCCAGGATCGCCAGCGCGACATCGCCGCCGCCGAAGCCGCCTGGGCGGTATCGCGCCAGTTGCTCAGCGATCCGTCCATCGGCCTGGTGGTGCTCGACGAGTTGAACATTGCCCTCAAGCACGGTTATCTCGACTTGGATCAGGTGCTGAGCGATCTGCAGGCACGCCCACCGATGCAGCACGTGGTGGTGACCGGTCGCGGCGCCAAGCCCGAGATGATCGAGCTGGCCGACACCGTCACTGAAATGGGCATGATCAAGCACGCGTTCCAGGCGGGTATCAAGGCGCAGAAAGGCGTCGAACTGTGA
- the bluB gene encoding 5,6-dimethylbenzimidazole synthase, which translates to MTDNAFAPAEREAVYRAIAERRDMRHFTGGTVEPALLRRLLEAAHQAPSVGLMQPWRFIRISDRALRGQIRELVEQERIRTAEALGERSDEFMKLKVEGIDDCAEVLVAALMEDRERHIFGRRTLPEMDLASLSCAIQNLWLASRAEGLGMGWVSLFEPQALADLLGLPAGAKPLAILCLGPVEGFYPAPMLALEGWAQPRPLNELLYENHWGVSP; encoded by the coding sequence ATGACCGACAACGCCTTTGCCCCGGCCGAACGCGAAGCGGTCTATCGCGCCATCGCCGAGCGCCGCGACATGCGCCACTTCACCGGTGGCACGGTTGAGCCGGCCTTGCTGCGCCGCCTGCTGGAAGCTGCGCACCAGGCCCCCAGCGTCGGTCTCATGCAACCGTGGCGATTCATCCGCATCAGTGACCGTGCCTTGCGTGGACAGATCCGCGAACTGGTGGAGCAAGAACGCATTCGCACCGCCGAGGCCTTGGGTGAGCGCAGCGATGAGTTCATGAAGCTCAAGGTCGAGGGCATCGACGACTGCGCCGAAGTGCTGGTGGCGGCGTTGATGGAGGACCGCGAGCGGCACATCTTCGGTCGCCGGACCTTGCCGGAAATGGACCTGGCGTCGCTGTCCTGCGCGATCCAGAACCTGTGGTTGGCTTCCCGCGCCGAAGGGTTGGGGATGGGCTGGGTGTCGCTGTTCGAACCCCAGGCCCTGGCCGACCTGCTGGGCCTGCCCGCCGGGGCCAAGCCGCTGGCGATCCTTTGCCTGGGCCCGGTCGAGGGTTTTTATCCGGCACCGATGCTCGCCCTGGAAGGTTGGGCGCAACCGCGCCCGCTCAATGAACTGCTGTATGAAAACCATTGGGGAGTGAGCCCATGA
- the cbiB gene encoding adenosylcobinamide-phosphate synthase CbiB, with product MSVALLSAAAVALDALLGEPRRWHPLVAFGGFADRIEQRFNSGGRGWRSHGVTAWIIAVVPLTLLATALSWAPMVGWLVEILALYCALGLRSLGEHVEPVARALRSGDLDEARQRVGYLVSRETAELDETAVARAATESVLENGSDAVFAALFWFAVAGAPGVVLYRLSNTLDAMWGYRNERFERFGWAAAKIDDVLNYIPARLVALTYALLGKTRLALKCWRSQGPTWDSPNAGPVMAAGAGALGVELGGAAVYHGQLHQRPALGEGVPASADSIDRGWQLVQRGVWLWLLILCLGAEFYA from the coding sequence ATGAGCGTGGCGTTGCTCAGTGCCGCCGCAGTGGCGCTGGATGCGCTGCTGGGCGAGCCACGACGCTGGCATCCGCTGGTGGCGTTCGGCGGTTTTGCCGATCGCATCGAACAACGTTTCAATTCCGGCGGACGCGGTTGGCGCAGCCATGGGGTGACGGCATGGATCATCGCCGTGGTGCCGTTGACCTTGCTCGCCACGGCCCTTTCGTGGGCGCCGATGGTGGGCTGGCTGGTGGAGATCCTCGCCTTGTACTGTGCCCTCGGCCTGCGCAGCCTCGGTGAGCATGTCGAGCCGGTGGCGCGGGCGTTGCGCAGCGGTGATCTGGACGAGGCGCGCCAGCGTGTCGGCTATCTGGTCAGCCGGGAAACGGCTGAACTGGATGAAACCGCCGTGGCCCGCGCCGCCACCGAGTCGGTGTTGGAAAACGGCAGCGACGCGGTGTTCGCCGCGCTGTTCTGGTTCGCCGTGGCCGGTGCGCCCGGGGTGGTGTTGTACCGCCTGAGCAATACCCTCGACGCCATGTGGGGTTATCGCAATGAACGCTTCGAGCGCTTTGGCTGGGCCGCAGCGAAAATCGACGACGTGCTCAACTACATTCCGGCGCGCCTGGTGGCGTTGACCTACGCGCTGCTCGGCAAAACCCGCCTGGCGCTCAAGTGCTGGCGCAGCCAGGGGCCGACCTGGGACAGCCCCAACGCTGGGCCGGTGATGGCTGCCGGTGCCGGTGCGTTGGGGGTCGAGCTGGGCGGGGCGGCGGTTTATCACGGCCAGTTGCACCAACGTCCAGCGCTGGGCGAAGGCGTGCCGGCCAGTGCCGACTCCATTGATCGCGGCTGGCAATTGGTCCAGCGCGGGGTATGGTTGTGGTTGCTGATTCTCTGCCTGGGAGCTGAGTTCTATGCTTGA
- the cobD gene encoding threonine-phosphate decarboxylase CobD, with protein MLEHGGRLRNAARQYGIAEADWLDLSSGLAPWPFDVPAIPLRAWARLPETDDGLEQAACDYYGALNVLPVAGSQMAIQLLPRLRRAGKVGVLSPCYAEHAEAWRRSGYIVREVLASEVDFFLDSLDVLVVVNPNNPTGLSLEPERLLDWHARLAQRGGWLVVDEAFMDVTPSLSLAAHTHLVGLIVLRSFGKFFGLAGVRLGFVLAERRLLKLLAEQVGPWAVSGPTRVLGQACLLDSDAHASQRQRCEATSQRLALMLERHGFKPQGGCGLFQWLVTEHAQGLHDFMAHRGILLRLFTNTGSLRFGLPADDSEFLRLEQAFEAYAKDIQ; from the coding sequence ATGCTTGAGCACGGCGGACGCTTGCGCAACGCAGCCCGGCAATACGGCATTGCCGAGGCTGATTGGCTCGACTTGTCCAGCGGCCTGGCGCCTTGGCCGTTCGACGTCCCGGCGATTCCCTTGCGCGCCTGGGCGCGTTTGCCGGAAACCGATGACGGCCTGGAGCAGGCCGCCTGCGATTATTACGGCGCGCTGAATGTGCTGCCGGTGGCCGGTTCGCAGATGGCCATCCAGCTGTTGCCACGCCTGCGCCGGGCCGGCAAGGTCGGCGTCTTGTCGCCCTGTTATGCCGAGCACGCCGAAGCCTGGCGCCGCAGCGGCTACATCGTGCGCGAAGTGCTGGCGTCGGAGGTGGATTTTTTCCTCGACAGCCTCGACGTCCTGGTGGTGGTCAATCCGAATAACCCCACGGGCCTGAGCCTGGAACCCGAGCGCTTGCTGGATTGGCATGCCCGTCTGGCCCAACGCGGTGGCTGGCTGGTGGTGGATGAAGCCTTCATGGACGTCACGCCGTCGCTGAGCCTGGCGGCGCACACCCATCTGGTCGGGCTGATCGTGCTGCGTTCGTTTGGCAAGTTCTTTGGCTTGGCCGGCGTGCGCCTGGGGTTTGTCTTGGCCGAACGCCGCTTGCTCAAATTGCTCGCCGAACAGGTCGGGCCGTGGGCCGTCAGCGGGCCGACCCGGGTATTGGGCCAGGCGTGCCTGCTGGACAGCGACGCCCACGCGAGCCAGCGGCAACGCTGCGAAGCCACCAGCCAACGCCTGGCGCTGATGCTTGAGCGCCACGGCTTCAAGCCCCAGGGCGGTTGCGGATTGTTCCAATGGCTGGTCACCGAGCACGCCCAGGGGCTTCACGATTTCATGGCCCATCGCGGCATTCTCCTGCGGTTGTTCACCAATACCGGCAGCCTGCGCTTCGGACTGCCGGCTGACGACAGTGAATTCCTGCGCCTCGAACAGGCCTTCGAGGCCTACGCCAAGGACATCCAATGA